One window of the Brevundimonas goettingensis genome contains the following:
- a CDS encoding 2-hydroxyacid dehydrogenase, with translation MTTRPAVLIMQRHLGQLTPFLEGSYDVYRFWEGPPAEVEARIGAIVVAGEFELDKALIERLPNLKLVACFTSGYDRIDVEWCRARGLPVTHAPGVNHEDVADHAIGLILAARRKIVEGDRHLRAGEWTPETRILTPSLKGQKVGIVGLGLIGQAVARRAEVMRMAVRWWGPRDRPAHWPRAASVLELAKASDILVVACRVDDSNVGLISKEVIEALGPSGLLVNVSRGQVLDEAAVISALRSGALGQAALDVFTHEPADPADWADVPNTVLTPHTAGATTEAVQGMLMLMVQNLAAVFNGEPLKTPIQN, from the coding sequence ATGACCACGCGTCCCGCCGTCCTGATCATGCAGCGCCATCTGGGCCAGCTGACGCCGTTTCTGGAGGGAAGCTACGACGTCTATCGCTTCTGGGAGGGGCCGCCCGCGGAGGTGGAGGCGCGGATCGGGGCGATCGTGGTGGCGGGCGAGTTCGAGCTCGACAAGGCTCTGATCGAACGACTGCCGAACCTGAAACTGGTCGCCTGTTTCACCTCGGGCTACGACCGGATCGATGTGGAGTGGTGCCGGGCGCGCGGCCTGCCGGTGACCCATGCGCCCGGCGTCAATCACGAGGATGTCGCCGATCACGCCATCGGCCTGATCCTGGCGGCGCGACGCAAGATCGTCGAGGGCGACCGCCATCTGCGCGCCGGGGAATGGACGCCCGAGACGCGCATCCTCACCCCCTCGCTGAAGGGTCAGAAGGTCGGGATCGTCGGCCTGGGCCTGATCGGTCAGGCGGTGGCCCGGCGCGCCGAGGTCATGCGAATGGCGGTACGCTGGTGGGGGCCCAGGGATCGCCCCGCCCACTGGCCCCGGGCCGCCTCCGTGCTGGAGCTGGCGAAGGCCAGCGACATCCTGGTCGTCGCCTGCCGCGTGGACGACAGCAATGTCGGTCTGATCTCGAAGGAGGTCATCGAGGCGCTCGGCCCGTCAGGCTTGCTGGTCAATGTCTCGCGCGGCCAGGTGCTGGACGAGGCGGCGGTGATCTCGGCCCTCAGGTCCGGCGCCTTGGGTCAGGCGGCGCTCGACGTCTTCACCCACGAGCCGGCCGATCCGGCCGACTGGGCGGACGTACCCAATACCGTGCTCACGCCCCACACCGCCGGGGCCACGACCGAGGCGGTGCAGGGCATGTTGATGCTGATGGTTCAGAACCTGGCGGCGGTCTTCAACGGCGAACCGCTGAAGACCCCGATCCAGAACTGA
- a CDS encoding ArsR/SmtB family transcription factor encodes MSLSADQTIDALRAAGEPTRLRVLSLLTGEELSVMELSRVLQQSQPRVSRHLKLMADAGLIERFPDGARVFYRISSDPLARRLVETVLDLLDDSEGEADHRRLDEVRDERAAAAAAYFEQVAPQWDRIRSLYVAETAVESAVEAAAGPGPFERVVDLGTGSGRMLTLLGKKAKMSVGLDLSHNMLNIARSNVARAGVEKVELRHGDIFATRLPSASADLVIVHQVLHYLADPHAAVVEAARLVAPGGRILIVDFAPHEMESLREEHQHRRLGFADEEVAGWLTDCGLTTLPTVALPPDADGLTVTIWTGVRAASSDSRKAA; translated from the coding sequence ATGAGCCTCTCCGCCGACCAGACCATCGATGCCCTGCGCGCCGCCGGCGAGCCCACGCGGTTACGGGTGCTGTCGCTGCTGACCGGCGAGGAACTGTCGGTGATGGAGCTGTCGCGGGTGCTGCAGCAGAGCCAGCCCCGCGTCTCGCGCCACCTCAAGCTGATGGCCGACGCCGGGCTGATCGAACGTTTTCCGGACGGCGCCCGGGTCTTTTATCGCATTTCCTCGGACCCGCTGGCGCGGCGGCTGGTCGAGACGGTGCTGGACCTGCTGGACGATTCCGAAGGCGAGGCCGACCATCGCCGGCTGGATGAGGTCCGCGACGAACGCGCCGCCGCCGCCGCCGCCTATTTCGAACAGGTCGCCCCCCAGTGGGACCGCATCCGCTCGCTCTATGTCGCCGAGACGGCCGTCGAAAGCGCGGTCGAGGCCGCCGCCGGCCCCGGTCCGTTCGAGCGGGTCGTCGATCTGGGCACCGGCTCGGGCCGGATGCTGACCCTGCTGGGCAAGAAGGCGAAGATGTCGGTCGGGCTGGATCTCAGCCACAACATGCTCAACATCGCCCGGTCGAACGTCGCCCGCGCGGGCGTGGAGAAGGTCGAACTCAGGCACGGCGACATCTTCGCCACCCGTCTGCCCTCGGCCAGCGCCGATCTGGTGATCGTGCACCAGGTGCTTCACTACCTCGCCGACCCTCACGCCGCCGTGGTCGAGGCCGCGCGGCTGGTCGCGCCCGGCGGCCGGATCCTGATCGTGGACTTCGCCCCGCACGAGATGGAAAGCCTGCGCGAGGAGCATCAGCACCGCCGCCTGGGCTTCGCCGACGAAGAGGTCGCCGGCTGGCTGACCGACTGCGGCCTGACCACCCTGCCGACCGTGGCCCTGCCGCCCGACGCGGACGGTCTGACCGTCACCATCTGGACCGGCGTCCGCGCCGCCTCCTCCGATTCCCGAAAGGCCGCCTGA
- a CDS encoding RidA family protein has translation MFKIAFAAAFMGAALVAAPAFAQTPSAPAPASSIERTYPSPTAFIASTVTVPAGTELIFLSGQLPDVADTTAPAGTVAAYGDTETQAASTFAKIERLLATRGLTMGDVVSMTVYLMAAPGSDRMDFTGMMKAYGKYFGTPEQPNRPSRSTVQVAGLAGPGFLVEIEVTAARTPAARAH, from the coding sequence ATGTTCAAGATCGCTTTCGCCGCCGCCTTTATGGGCGCCGCCCTCGTCGCCGCGCCCGCCTTCGCCCAGACCCCTTCGGCGCCGGCGCCCGCCTCCTCGATCGAACGCACCTACCCCTCCCCCACCGCCTTCATCGCCTCGACGGTGACGGTGCCCGCCGGGACCGAGCTGATCTTCCTCTCGGGCCAGCTGCCGGACGTCGCCGACACGACCGCCCCCGCCGGAACGGTCGCCGCCTATGGCGACACCGAGACCCAGGCCGCCTCGACCTTCGCCAAGATCGAACGGCTGCTGGCCACGCGCGGCCTGACCATGGGCGACGTGGTCTCCATGACCGTCTATCTGATGGCCGCGCCCGGCTCGGACCGCATGGACTTCACCGGGATGATGAAGGCCTACGGCAAATATTTCGGCACGCCCGAACAACCCAACCGCCCCTCGCGCTCGACGGTGCAGGTCGCGGGCCTCGCCGGCCCCGGCTTCCTGGTCGAGATCGAGGTCACGGCCGCCCGCACCCCCGCGGCGCGCGCCCACTAA
- a CDS encoding homocysteine S-methyltransferase family protein: MALTRSERIAALHKAAKERILVLDGSWGVMIQRRGLEEHDFRGDRFVTANGYDEKEQMKGNNDILCVTRPDIIADLHDQYFAAGADISETNTFSGTVIAQDDYKLDEQAVWDINLEGAKLARAAADRWTEKEPHKPRFAAGSIGPLNKMLSMSSDVNDPGARLVTFDQVYEAYRHQVKALNEGGVDLYLIETITDTLNCKAAIKAIKDLEDEGMDALPIWISGTITDRSGRTLSGQTAEAFWNSVRHAKPFAIGFNCALGADLMRPFIAELSRVADTLVAAYPNAGLPNAMGQYDEEPHETAHFIEEWAEAGLVNIVGGCCGTTPDHIAHVAQGVSNLPPRPIPERPVAMRLSGLEPFEMAG; this comes from the coding sequence ATGGCTCTCACCCGCTCTGAACGTATCGCCGCCCTGCACAAGGCCGCGAAGGAACGCATCCTGGTCCTCGACGGCTCGTGGGGTGTGATGATCCAGCGCCGCGGCCTGGAAGAGCACGACTTCCGCGGCGACCGCTTCGTCACAGCCAACGGCTATGACGAGAAGGAGCAGATGAAGGGCAACAACGACATTCTGTGCGTCACCCGCCCGGACATCATCGCCGATCTGCACGACCAGTATTTCGCCGCCGGCGCCGACATCTCCGAGACCAACACCTTCTCCGGCACCGTCATCGCCCAGGACGATTACAAGCTGGACGAACAGGCGGTCTGGGACATCAACCTCGAAGGCGCGAAACTGGCCCGCGCCGCCGCCGATCGCTGGACCGAGAAAGAGCCGCACAAGCCGCGCTTCGCCGCCGGCTCCATCGGCCCGCTGAACAAGATGCTGTCCATGTCGTCGGACGTGAACGACCCCGGCGCGCGTCTGGTCACCTTCGACCAGGTCTATGAGGCCTATCGTCATCAGGTGAAGGCGCTCAACGAGGGCGGCGTCGACCTCTATCTGATCGAGACCATCACCGACACGCTGAACTGCAAGGCGGCGATCAAGGCCATCAAGGACCTTGAGGACGAGGGTATGGACGCCCTGCCGATCTGGATCTCGGGCACCATCACCGACCGCTCGGGCCGCACCCTTTCGGGTCAGACGGCCGAGGCCTTCTGGAACTCGGTGCGCCACGCCAAGCCCTTCGCCATCGGGTTCAACTGCGCCCTCGGGGCCGACCTGATGCGGCCCTTCATCGCCGAACTGAGCCGCGTCGCCGACACCCTGGTCGCCGCCTATCCCAACGCCGGCCTGCCCAACGCCATGGGCCAGTACGACGAGGAGCCGCACGAGACCGCCCATTTCATCGAGGAGTGGGCCGAGGCCGGTCTGGTCAACATCGTCGGCGGTTGCTGCGGCACCACCCCCGACCACATCGCCCACGTCGCACAAGGCGTGTCGAACCTGCCGCCGCGCCCGATTCCCGAGCGCCCGGTCGCCATGCGGCTTTCGGGTCTCGAACCGTTCGAAATGGCAGGATGA
- a CDS encoding EF-hand domain-containing protein, giving the protein MIRLALAAAAVLAAAPFAASAQQGPGGGPMGGMAQMGPFTLAQMQERSDTRFHSLDANHDGSLTGAELTPPPTPGSMMSAGRGMERADANHDGTVTLDEYHAMTAAMFARLDANHDGTVTPEELQAMRGMMRPGGGQGGPGGPGGGMMPPSDGGGMQMPQGE; this is encoded by the coding sequence ATGATCCGCCTCGCTCTTGCTGCTGCTGCCGTCCTGGCCGCTGCTCCCTTCGCCGCCTCCGCCCAGCAGGGTCCCGGGGGCGGTCCGATGGGCGGCATGGCCCAGATGGGCCCCTTCACCCTGGCCCAGATGCAGGAACGGTCCGACACCCGCTTCCATTCGCTGGACGCCAACCACGACGGCTCCCTGACCGGCGCCGAACTGACCCCGCCTCCGACCCCCGGCAGCATGATGAGCGCCGGCCGCGGCATGGAGCGCGCCGACGCCAACCACGACGGCACGGTGACCCTGGACGAATATCACGCGATGACGGCGGCGATGTTCGCCCGTCTGGACGCCAACCATGACGGCACGGTCACCCCGGAAGAGCTGCAGGCCATGCGTGGCATGATGCGTCCGGGCGGCGGCCAGGGCGGCCCCGGCGGTCCCGGCGGCGGCATGATGCCGCCCTCGGACGGCGGCGGCATGCAGATGCCGCAGGGCGAGTAG
- a CDS encoding flavin monoamine oxidase family protein, which translates to MSGTRRAFLTRLAAVAGTGGMYMAMRAMGLVDDGVAHAETPSLRPGSGNGSSVVILGAGLAGLSAAWELKKAGYAVTVLEARDRVGGRNWTVRRGSKIAHTDKPEQTCTFEDGQYFNAGPARIPSHHQATLGYCQELGVEMEVLVNHSDSALIQADGFNGGKPMQMRQAIHNVRGHVASLLAKGVRNGGVDTALTAEDQARLVENLIGWGGLDADLAFRHSESSGLLVEPGAGDVVGKPRDAMVLASLLHPMAWGAPTFHDIIDMQATMLQPVGGMDRIPMAFAGKLGRAITLNAQVTGLKRKGAGVEVAWMDRAGATHATTADHCICTIPFPVLAGIENDFSSNRQAVIKNAVYGDSTKIAFQSPRFWEARDQIYGGLSFTDRDTLMTWYPSGRFLHPTGVLVAGYSFAGPATRLGSLPLAEGQAYARETVERLHPGQSGKLTDGVTVHWGKVPFNLGIAGEVAQEDPAGYTLMNDPDGPYLFAGEHLSHVGAWQQGAIVSGWRAVNAIAARRASQSLAQPA; encoded by the coding sequence ATGAGCGGGACGAGGCGGGCGTTTCTGACACGGTTGGCGGCGGTGGCCGGGACCGGCGGCATGTATATGGCCATGCGGGCCATGGGTCTGGTCGACGACGGCGTCGCCCATGCCGAGACCCCATCCCTGCGCCCCGGCTCGGGCAATGGATCGAGCGTGGTTATTCTCGGCGCGGGTCTGGCCGGGCTTAGTGCAGCCTGGGAGCTGAAGAAGGCCGGATACGCCGTCACCGTGCTGGAGGCCCGCGACCGGGTCGGGGGGCGCAACTGGACCGTCCGGCGCGGTTCGAAGATCGCCCACACCGACAAGCCGGAACAGACCTGCACCTTCGAGGACGGCCAGTATTTCAACGCCGGTCCCGCCCGCATCCCCAGCCACCATCAGGCCACCCTCGGCTACTGCCAGGAGCTGGGCGTCGAGATGGAGGTGCTGGTCAACCACTCTGACTCCGCCCTGATCCAGGCCGACGGCTTCAACGGCGGTAAGCCGATGCAGATGCGTCAGGCCATCCACAATGTGCGGGGTCACGTGGCCTCACTGCTGGCCAAGGGGGTCAGGAACGGTGGCGTCGACACCGCCCTGACCGCCGAGGATCAGGCGAGGCTGGTCGAGAATCTGATCGGCTGGGGCGGGCTGGATGCCGACCTTGCCTTCCGCCACAGCGAGTCTTCCGGCCTGCTGGTCGAGCCGGGCGCCGGAGACGTCGTCGGCAAGCCGCGCGACGCCATGGTGCTGGCCTCCCTGCTGCATCCGATGGCCTGGGGCGCGCCGACCTTCCACGACATCATCGACATGCAGGCGACCATGCTCCAGCCGGTCGGGGGCATGGACCGCATCCCTATGGCCTTCGCCGGGAAACTGGGCCGCGCCATTACCCTGAACGCCCAGGTCACCGGCCTGAAGCGCAAGGGCGCGGGCGTTGAGGTCGCGTGGATGGACCGGGCGGGCGCGACGCATGCGACGACCGCCGACCACTGTATCTGCACCATCCCCTTCCCGGTTCTGGCCGGGATCGAGAACGACTTCTCGTCAAACCGTCAGGCGGTGATCAAGAACGCGGTCTATGGCGACTCGACCAAGATCGCCTTCCAGTCGCCGCGCTTCTGGGAGGCCCGTGACCAGATCTACGGCGGGCTCAGCTTCACCGACCGCGACACCCTGATGACCTGGTATCCGTCGGGCCGGTTCCTGCATCCGACGGGCGTCCTTGTCGCCGGCTACAGCTTCGCCGGGCCCGCGACCCGGCTGGGCTCCCTGCCGCTGGCTGAAGGTCAGGCCTATGCGCGCGAGACGGTGGAGCGGCTGCACCCCGGCCAGTCGGGCAAGCTGACCGACGGCGTCACCGTCCACTGGGGCAAGGTCCCGTTCAACCTCGGCATCGCCGGCGAAGTGGCCCAGGAAGACCCCGCAGGCTATACGCTGATGAACGATCCCGACGGCCCGTATCTGTTCGCGGGCGAACACCTCAGCCACGTCGGCGCCTGGCAGCAGGGCGCCATCGTCTCGGGCTGGCGCGCCGTCAACGCCATCGCCGCCCGCCGCGCCAGCCAGTCTTTGGCCCAACCCGCCTGA
- a CDS encoding DUF4214 domain-containing protein: MTITLNSNFVIERDEVYTTTSGPAFYANALNAIEFVNYGVIRASGPGAVGFASYVSSGLVHNVGVIEVNSTDTAYGFSSPQWCAAIRNSGQVTVTGSSAYGLYSWSPSQVFDNSGKLTVTGTNTATGVYVVNGGKLSNTGSITVSGGTSATGVYIDRFEGGVFENKGTIIATATGQSFGLVVSGLAQAVTGPNIINRGVITADIAVYGRDGGYSPSQPTIENVANYGVLNGDIILGAGADVLRNYNVINGDVDMGSGADTVDLTGGWVNGIFDLGEDDDTALGSAGDDVFYGYLGRDTIRGAGGNDYIDGEQGNDTLFGGAGNDRLYGGSGSDTISGDEGDDIIDGGTGDDVIDGGTGTDTIVYSGVSTAFTITTSNGVTTITGSATGTDTLTNVERVQFSDRILDITPRTTLNGTTGADVLAGTSGADIINGLAGNDVLTGGAGSDQINGGDGIDTAAYAGIRRQYGTANSSTVVGGPEGGADTLTSIENARFVDGTLTFDVDSASAQVMRLYDAALGRHYDEAGLEGQAAWIANGTITLRTLADAFVHSAEFLDRFGALDNRTFIEQLYRFSLGRDGEPEGVNGWTASLNAGMSRGDVVIGFSESAEHRGLTQAVLNQGLWVADQQALIIARLYDATFDRLPDSAGLIGWTASLKGGMALSQIASGFADSPEFQARYGGLSNWDFVAQLFRFCLNREGDPAGIQNWVNNIDAGLRTRAQVLLEFSESQEHVNLTTPNMLAGIQTFDYHSSPAEVVGDAAAKAAAEPLVLPTLTSEDGPGDALVLPAMASEDAAIKDVALTLPALIHDDAFVLPAEVALAPLVLPADDGTDGTGDEASAALTHTPLTGATPEAGHDTALTLSDDPEWAAHHIPARLNDTGHWTLH; the protein is encoded by the coding sequence GTGACGATCACTCTCAACTCGAATTTCGTCATCGAGCGCGACGAGGTCTACACAACCACCTCCGGCCCGGCATTCTACGCCAACGCGTTGAATGCGATCGAGTTCGTCAACTACGGCGTCATTCGGGCATCCGGTCCCGGCGCCGTCGGTTTCGCCTCCTATGTCTCCAGCGGACTGGTGCACAACGTCGGCGTGATCGAGGTCAATAGCACGGACACCGCCTACGGGTTTTCGTCGCCGCAATGGTGCGCGGCGATACGGAATTCGGGACAGGTCACGGTGACCGGGTCCAGCGCCTACGGCCTCTATTCATGGTCGCCAAGCCAGGTGTTCGACAACTCGGGCAAGCTGACCGTGACGGGGACCAACACCGCCACCGGCGTGTACGTGGTGAACGGCGGAAAGCTGAGCAACACGGGGTCCATCACCGTGTCCGGCGGAACCTCGGCCACCGGCGTCTACATCGATCGGTTCGAAGGCGGTGTTTTCGAAAACAAGGGCACTATAATCGCCACCGCGACCGGCCAGAGCTTCGGTCTGGTCGTGTCCGGGCTGGCCCAGGCCGTCACCGGCCCCAACATCATAAACCGTGGCGTCATCACGGCCGACATCGCCGTATACGGCCGGGACGGCGGCTATTCGCCGTCACAGCCGACCATCGAGAACGTCGCCAACTACGGCGTTCTGAACGGAGACATCATTCTCGGGGCCGGAGCCGACGTCCTGAGAAATTACAACGTCATCAACGGCGATGTGGACATGGGATCGGGCGCCGATACCGTGGATCTGACCGGCGGATGGGTGAACGGAATCTTCGACCTCGGCGAGGACGACGACACGGCCCTAGGATCGGCGGGAGACGACGTTTTCTACGGCTATCTGGGACGCGACACCATTCGCGGCGCCGGCGGAAACGACTATATCGACGGCGAGCAGGGCAACGACACCCTCTTCGGCGGGGCCGGAAATGACCGCCTCTACGGGGGTTCCGGATCCGACACGATCTCCGGGGACGAAGGCGACGACATAATCGACGGTGGCACCGGCGATGACGTCATCGACGGTGGAACGGGGACGGACACCATCGTCTATTCGGGAGTCTCGACCGCCTTCACGATTACGACGTCCAATGGCGTGACGACCATCACCGGAAGCGCGACCGGAACGGACACGCTCACGAACGTCGAGCGGGTACAGTTCTCCGACCGCATCCTCGACATCACCCCGCGCACGACGCTCAACGGCACTACCGGCGCGGACGTCCTGGCGGGGACTTCGGGGGCGGATATCATCAACGGTCTGGCGGGCAACGACGTCCTGACGGGCGGTGCGGGTTCGGATCAGATCAACGGCGGCGACGGGATCGACACGGCGGCGTATGCGGGCATCCGTCGTCAGTACGGGACGGCGAACAGTTCGACGGTGGTGGGCGGGCCGGAGGGCGGTGCGGATACGCTGACCTCGATCGAGAACGCGCGCTTCGTGGACGGGACGCTGACGTTCGACGTGGACAGCGCCTCGGCCCAGGTCATGCGGCTGTACGATGCGGCCCTGGGCCGGCACTATGACGAGGCGGGGCTGGAGGGCCAGGCGGCCTGGATCGCCAACGGGACCATCACCCTGCGCACCCTGGCCGACGCCTTCGTCCATTCGGCCGAGTTCCTCGACCGCTTCGGCGCCCTGGACAACCGCACCTTCATCGAACAGCTGTACCGCTTCTCCCTGGGCCGCGACGGTGAGCCGGAGGGGGTCAACGGCTGGACCGCCAGCCTCAACGCCGGGATGAGCCGCGGCGACGTCGTCATCGGCTTCTCCGAGAGCGCCGAACATCGGGGCCTCACGCAGGCGGTGCTCAACCAGGGTCTGTGGGTCGCCGACCAGCAGGCCCTGATCATCGCCCGGCTGTATGACGCCACCTTCGACCGGCTGCCGGATTCGGCCGGGCTGATCGGCTGGACGGCCTCGCTCAAGGGCGGCATGGCCCTGTCCCAGATCGCCTCCGGCTTTGCCGATTCCCCCGAGTTCCAGGCCCGCTACGGCGGCCTGTCCAACTGGGACTTCGTGGCCCAGCTGTTCCGCTTCTGCCTGAACCGCGAGGGCGACCCGGCCGGGATCCAGAACTGGGTCAACAACATCGACGCGGGCCTCAGGACCCGCGCCCAGGTCCTGCTGGAGTTCTCCGAGAGCCAGGAGCACGTCAACCTGACCACGCCCAACATGCTGGCCGGCATCCAGACCTTCGATTACCACTCCAGCCCGGCCGAGGTGGTCGGCGACGCCGCCGCCAAGGCGGCCGCCGAGCCTCTGGTCCTGCCGACCCTCACCTCTGAGGACGGGCCCGGCGACGCCCTGGTGCTGCCGGCCATGGCCAGTGAAGACGCCGCGATCAAGGACGTGGCCCTGACCCTGCCCGCCCTGATCCACGACGACGCCTTCGTCCTGCCGGCCGAGGTCGCGCTGGCGCCGCTGGTCCTGCCCGCCGACGACGGAACCGACGGGACCGGAGACGAGGCATCCGCAGCCCTGACCCACACGCCCCTGACCGGCGCCACCCCCGAAGCCGGTCACGACACCGCCCTCACCCTCTCCGACGACCCCGAATGGGCCGCACACCACATCCCCGCACGCCTCAACGACACCGGACACTGGACACTGCACTAG
- the metF gene encoding methylenetetrahydrofolate reductase [NAD(P)H]: protein MAPASQGLQSQGLAAARALLLSPLGPVARAGDNANPVRVSFEFFPPKTDKAEQTLWEAVRRLEPLNPAFVSVTYGAGGSTRERTHRTVQRMLAETSLRPAAHLTCVEASRAEVDEVIESYKAIGVDHIVALRGDPPHPESGGATGIGGVYTPRADGYANATELAQAIGRVGGFDISVGAYPEKHPESPSIDHDIDVIKAKIDAGATRLISQFFFDIDAFLRFRDRIRAAGITAPLLPGIMPVSNFAGLQRMSASCGASVPQWLANHFEGLDDDPETRKLLAASVAAETCARLQEEGFQDFHFYTLNRADLVYAICRVLGVREQKVAA from the coding sequence ATGGCCCCCGCTTCCCAAGGCCTCCAATCTCAAGGGTTGGCCGCCGCCCGCGCCCTGCTGCTCTCGCCGCTGGGCCCCGTCGCCCGTGCGGGCGACAACGCCAATCCGGTGCGGGTCTCGTTCGAGTTCTTTCCGCCCAAGACCGACAAGGCCGAACAGACCCTTTGGGAGGCCGTGCGCCGGCTGGAGCCGCTCAACCCGGCGTTCGTCTCGGTGACCTACGGCGCCGGCGGCTCGACGCGTGAGCGCACCCACCGCACGGTCCAGCGCATGCTGGCAGAGACGAGCCTGCGTCCCGCCGCCCACCTGACCTGCGTCGAGGCTTCACGCGCCGAGGTCGATGAGGTGATCGAGAGCTACAAGGCTATCGGCGTCGACCATATCGTCGCCCTGCGCGGCGACCCGCCCCATCCTGAGTCAGGGGGCGCAACTGGCATCGGCGGCGTCTATACGCCCCGCGCCGATGGATACGCCAACGCCACCGAACTGGCCCAGGCCATCGGCCGCGTCGGCGGCTTCGACATCTCGGTCGGCGCCTATCCGGAGAAGCATCCGGAAAGCCCGTCGATCGACCACGACATCGACGTCATCAAGGCCAAGATCGACGCGGGCGCGACCCGGCTGATCAGCCAGTTCTTCTTCGACATCGACGCCTTCCTGCGCTTCCGCGACCGCATCCGCGCGGCGGGGATCACCGCACCCCTGCTGCCCGGGATCATGCCGGTATCGAACTTCGCCGGCCTGCAGCGGATGAGCGCGTCGTGCGGCGCCTCGGTGCCGCAATGGCTGGCCAACCACTTCGAGGGCCTGGACGACGATCCCGAGACCCGCAAGCTGCTGGCCGCCTCGGTCGCCGCCGAGACCTGCGCCCGGCTGCAGGAGGAGGGCTTCCAGGACTTCCACTTCTACACCCTGAACCGCGCCGACCTGGTCTATGCGATCTGCCGCGTTCTGGGCGTCCGCGAACAAAAGGTCGCCGCCTAA